The genomic stretch GCACTTGAATTAAATAAAAGAGGTATTGTAATTGCTCCGCCAGGATTAATAGGCGATAAAACGAGTACAAGCGGATGGGAAAAATACCTGGAAGATTTTCAACTTAGTAAAATAGGCTGGAAAACATTCTCAATTGGACTGCTGGAAAAAGCTTATGAGTTTGTTTCAAAGGCTAATGATATAGAAGTGATCATTGTAGATGAAGCCCATCGGTTTCGCAATCAAGATACCCAAGATTATGAATGGCTAAAAAATATCTGCAGGGGTAAAATAGTCATCCTCCTCACAGCTACTCCATTTAATAACCGACCAGATGATATATTTTCCTTATTAAAACTTTTTATTGTACCTCAAAAATCCAGCATTACGCTTTCAGATGATTTGAGAAGCATGTTTATCTCCTACCAGCAGTTGTTCAATAAATTAGCCTATATAAAACGATATGCAAAAAAATCAGATTCTCAAAAACAAAGGAAAGCCAGTAAATACTACAAAGAAATATTTAATCGTGAAAAGATTAATTTTAGGTTGGTAGATAATCGTTTGCAGGCGTTAGGGAAAGAGATCAAATCAACGATTGAGCCGATAATCATACGCAGAAACAGACTGGATTTAAAGGGACATCCAGAATACAGCAAAGAAATAAATGAGCTTTCCGAAATTGAGGATCCAAAGGAATGGTTTTTTGAATTATCAAAAGAACAGTCAAATTTCTATGATCGGGTAATCAAGGAATATTTTGCACCGCCTGATGAAGGCGGAAAATTCAAAGGCGCTATCTACAGGCCTTATGCCTATCAGGAAGGAATAGCAACGACATATTATGATGAACCATCCGATGAAAATGGAAAACAAGAAAAATTCAAGTTTTATCAGCAATATAACCTGTTTGATTTCATGCGCCGATTGCTTGTCAAGCGGTTTGAAAGTTCATTTGGAGCATTTGAAAAAAGCCTGAATAATTTTTTAAACATAACACAAAAATGCCTGAAGTTCATAGAAAACAGCAGAGGCAAGTATATCTTAGATAGAAGACTTTTGGAAAAAATATACGACGCAGATGAGGAGACGATTGAAAAAGAGCTAAATAAGTACATGGCAAATCAGGAGCAAAATACATCTAACAGGAATCGGGAAACATATGATGTGAACACCTTTAAACAAAAAGATAAATTCATAAGAGATATTCGTGCTGATATCAAACTCTTTAAAGATATTTTAGATGAGTTGGGGCAAATGCAGCTGTTACAGGATGATCCCAAGCTCAAATGCCTCATCCGGAATATTCGGGAACAGCGCAAAAAGGAACCTGCTCGGAAAATCGTTATTTTTTCTGAATATAACGACACTGTAGAATATCTTAAACCTCACCTGAATCAATATTTTCCAGAGCGTGTACTGGTGATTAAGGGCAATCTTACAAAAAAAGATATCACTGACCTGTATGAAAATTTTGATGCATCCTGTCCTGCAAAAGATCAAAAAGATGATTATGACATTTTGCTGACTACCGACAAGATCTCAGAAGGATTTAACCTGAATCGTGCAGGCATGATCATCAATTATGATATTCCATGGAACCCTGTTCGGGTAATTCAGCGCGTAGGCCGCATCAACCGCATCAGCAAAAAAGTATTCGACAAGCTGTATATTGTAAACTTTTTCCCAACCGAAATCGGATCCAATATCAATAAAAGCCGGGAAATTGCAAGCAATAAAATGTTTTTGATTCACCATGCCCTGGGAGAAGATGCTAAAATATTTGATATTGACGAAGAACCCAATCCGTCTGAACTGTATAAACGCATACAAAGCAATCCGGACGACTCCGGTGAAGAAAGTTTCTATACCCGCATCCTGAAAAAATGGAATTCGCTGAAGAGTGCACATCCGGAACTGGAGGAATCCATAAAAAATCTTCCTCCCCGCATTAAAGTAGCGAAATCATCAGATAAACATGAATTATACGTGGTGATAAAAAAAGGAAAATTATTTGTTTCATCTTATGATTTTGAAAACAAACAAGTGGTACCTTTGTCTGTAGAGGATATGATAGATCGCATAGAGCCCAAACCCCACGACCAGCCTGCTATCGAACTGAGTAAATCTTTCTGGGATGCCTATATGGAAGTGAAGAAAAATAGCCACCCGGATGCAAAAAGAAATCAGGGCAATCTCAATACAGCCAATAGCCTGGAACAAAGAACCATCAATGTATTAAAAAGCCTGATTGAAAACCAGGAAAACACATTGAACAAGCTAGACCCATCGTTTATCAGGATGCTTCTTGAAGATGTGAGGGAGTATGGAACGCTTCCCGATAGTACCTTGCGCCGGATTACAGAATTATCAACAAAGGATGCAAATGAACTTGTCAGAGAACTTAAAAATCTGGAGCGAATGCTCGGAAAAAATTATCTGGAAAAGGAAAAAGAAAAGCTCAAAAAAATAAATCCGGAAATTATTATCGCAATAGAAAACATTGCAGCATCACAAGCTAAACCATAAAAGCATGGAAGAACTTGTAAAGAACATCACGAAAGGATACCGCCGCGAACTTTTCGAAAAATATTTCCGACACAAAAACGATCTGTTTACACCTTATCAGGAAAAGATCCCTATCAACGGTCATGCTTCATTAGAGATGATAGGGGAAATAAAACAGAATTCACATGATACACTCATCGTATGTGCACAACCCGTAGAACAAGAATTGCATGCGCGCAGTGGCAAAAAAAAGCAGTATGAAGTTGGAAAACGGGTATTACAACAGTTGCAAGCAGATGCAGGTATTTTTATTTTCTATGATCGACAAGACCATTTTCGCATTTCTTATATCCGCACCTATTATCAAGGAACCCGCCGCACCTTCAGCCATTTTAAACGAATGACCTATTTTGTAAGTCCTGATCAAACGAATCGGACTTTCATCCAGCAAATGGCTCAGGCAAAGTTTGATTCTCTGGATACAGTAGAAGAGGCATTTTCATTAAAAGAGCTTACCAAAGAATTCTATCAGGAAATAGTGGATTGGTACAATCGAGCTAGAGAAATAGTCAGATTCCCAAATGATAATAATAAACCAAACGGAGAAAGAGAAATTGCATTGATTCGTTTCATTACCCGGATGATATTCATCTGGTTTATGAAAGAAAAAGATTTAATAGCTAAAGACTTGTTTGATGAGAAATATATACACAATATTCTCAAAAGCCTGAAACCTGATGAAACCACTTATTACAAAGCCATTTTGCAGAACCTGTTTTTTGCCACATTAAACACACGTGTAGAAGAACGTAGATTCCGCGATGAAAAACGCTTTCAGCATGGTTTCAACAAAGATTTTGGAAATACTTACGTGTATCGATATGAAAATTTATTCCGGGATGCTGAACAAATGAAGGAGTTATTTTCAAATATACCTTTTCTGAATGGTGGATTATTTGAATGCCTGGACGAGCCCAATCGGGATAATTATGTGGATGGATTCACGGATCGCATGAAGTATCAACCCGAATTCCCTAACAAACTATTTTTTAATGATAACGAAAAAGAAAAAGGGCTGATCAATATCCTTTCTTCCTACAACTTCACTATTGATGAAAACACACCCAACGATGAAGAAATTGCCCTGGATCCGGAATTGCTGGGTAGAATATTTGAGAATCTGTTGGCCAGTTACAACCCGGAAACATCTGAAAATGCACGCAAAGCCACCGGCAGTTATTATACTCCGCGAGAGATAGTGGATGATATGGTTAACCGGACGCTTCAGGCTTATTTTCTGCACAAGCTCACGGCTTCCGCGCAAGCTATATCGGATAGTGAAAAACAAAATATTGAGCAGAAACTGGAACAATTATTTTCATACGAAGAGGAAAACAATCCGTTTGATGATGCAACAACCGAACAACTCATTAACTTGATTCATCAGTTAAAGATTATAGATCCGGCAGTGGGAAGCGGTGCTTTCCTGATGAGCCTGTTACATCGTTTGGTATTTATTCTATCCAAACTCGACCCGCATAATCATAAATGGAAGCAGCAGCAATTGGATGCATTACAACGGATTCCGGACCCAACCTTACGAGACACACTGCAGAAAACGGTTGAAGAACGATTCAGAAACAATGAACTGGATTATGGCAGAAAGCTGTACCTGATTCAGAATTGCATGTACGGGGTGGATATACAACCTATTGCCATTCAGATTGCCAAACTTCGTTTTTTTATTTCCCTGCTGGTAGATGAAAAAATAGATCGCGATGCAGACAATTGTGGCATTGAACCCCTGCCTAATCTGGAAACGCATTTGGTAGCAGCTAATACATTGATCGGGTTAAAAAAACAAAGTAGCACGCAGAATACGCAGATAATAAATTATAAAATACAAGAAATTACAGAAGAAATTAAGAAAATCAGGGATAAATACTTCACTGCCACCAGCCACGAAGAAAAGAAAGAAATTCAGGAGCGCGATCAAAAATTACGTGAACAGTTAAAGAATCTCATGAAAGACGATGGCTGGTATAAAGATGATGCCGAGAAAATTGTTGCATTCGATCCTTATCATCTGGATCAGGCGGTGGATTGGTTTGATCCCTATTGGATGTTTGGCGTAAATGCCTTCGACATCGTGATGGGGAATCCGCCTTATATTCAGCTACAGAAAGCTATTGATCCCCAAAGAAAGCATGCCGATCTGTATAAAGACGAGGGTTATGTAACATTTGATCGCACCGGCGATATTTATTGCTTGTTTTATGAAAAAGGCATCATGCTGCTGAAACAAGGTGGTATTCTTGCTTTTATCACTTCCAACAAATGGATGCGTGCGGGTTATGGTGAAAAGCTTCGCAAATTCTTTCTCTCCCGC from Thermoflavifilum aggregans encodes the following:
- a CDS encoding helicase-related protein, giving the protein MSKATELKFLVGFFYFSGLRTLYECLRENTQVQMKVLVGLNVDRNLHGLIEYANNNALSNKEISKLFYESLEKSINGEELDNPDAHEQIHFFKKMIQDNRLIIHKTIKPNHAKLYIFKLPKSEARNSFFITGSSNLPRPGLQEQDEFNIEISDHSVIEAEEYFDRLWEDSVPIYKNEEEKKIFLEFLENKTLIKQITPLQAYAYVLKTYLETYQGKEIRDLLKDVLKEKGYRTYNYQLDAVKQALSIIEQHNGVIIADVVGLGKTIIACEVALELNKRGIVIAPPGLIGDKTSTSGWEKYLEDFQLSKIGWKTFSIGLLEKAYEFVSKANDIEVIIVDEAHRFRNQDTQDYEWLKNICRGKIVILLTATPFNNRPDDIFSLLKLFIVPQKSSITLSDDLRSMFISYQQLFNKLAYIKRYAKKSDSQKQRKASKYYKEIFNREKINFRLVDNRLQALGKEIKSTIEPIIIRRNRLDLKGHPEYSKEINELSEIEDPKEWFFELSKEQSNFYDRVIKEYFAPPDEGGKFKGAIYRPYAYQEGIATTYYDEPSDENGKQEKFKFYQQYNLFDFMRRLLVKRFESSFGAFEKSLNNFLNITQKCLKFIENSRGKYILDRRLLEKIYDADEETIEKELNKYMANQEQNTSNRNRETYDVNTFKQKDKFIRDIRADIKLFKDILDELGQMQLLQDDPKLKCLIRNIREQRKKEPARKIVIFSEYNDTVEYLKPHLNQYFPERVLVIKGNLTKKDITDLYENFDASCPAKDQKDDYDILLTTDKISEGFNLNRAGMIINYDIPWNPVRVIQRVGRINRISKKVFDKLYIVNFFPTEIGSNINKSREIASNKMFLIHHALGEDAKIFDIDEEPNPSELYKRIQSNPDDSGEESFYTRILKKWNSLKSAHPELEESIKNLPPRIKVAKSSDKHELYVVIKKGKLFVSSYDFENKQVVPLSVEDMIDRIEPKPHDQPAIELSKSFWDAYMEVKKNSHPDAKRNQGNLNTANSLEQRTINVLKSLIENQENTLNKLDPSFIRMLLEDVREYGTLPDSTLRRITELSTKDANELVRELKNLERMLGKNYLEKEKEKLKKINPEIIIAIENIAASQAKP
- a CDS encoding Eco57I restriction-modification methylase domain-containing protein, producing the protein MEELVKNITKGYRRELFEKYFRHKNDLFTPYQEKIPINGHASLEMIGEIKQNSHDTLIVCAQPVEQELHARSGKKKQYEVGKRVLQQLQADAGIFIFYDRQDHFRISYIRTYYQGTRRTFSHFKRMTYFVSPDQTNRTFIQQMAQAKFDSLDTVEEAFSLKELTKEFYQEIVDWYNRAREIVRFPNDNNKPNGEREIALIRFITRMIFIWFMKEKDLIAKDLFDEKYIHNILKSLKPDETTYYKAILQNLFFATLNTRVEERRFRDEKRFQHGFNKDFGNTYVYRYENLFRDAEQMKELFSNIPFLNGGLFECLDEPNRDNYVDGFTDRMKYQPEFPNKLFFNDNEKEKGLINILSSYNFTIDENTPNDEEIALDPELLGRIFENLLASYNPETSENARKATGSYYTPREIVDDMVNRTLQAYFLHKLTASAQAISDSEKQNIEQKLEQLFSYEEENNPFDDATTEQLINLIHQLKIIDPAVGSGAFLMSLLHRLVFILSKLDPHNHKWKQQQLDALQRIPDPTLRDTLQKTVEERFRNNELDYGRKLYLIQNCMYGVDIQPIAIQIAKLRFFISLLVDEKIDRDADNCGIEPLPNLETHLVAANTLIGLKKQSSTQNTQIINYKIQEITEEIKKIRDKYFTATSHEEKKEIQERDQKLREQLKNLMKDDGWYKDDAEKIVAFDPYHLDQAVDWFDPYWMFGVNAFDIVMGNPPYIQLQKAIDPQRKHADLYKDEGYVTFDRTGDIYCLFYEKGIMLLKQGGILAFITSNKWMRAGYGEKLRKFFLSRNPLVLIDLGPGVFESATVDTSILIIQKAPNQKALKAVTIQKNTNKPKSRKEKFDLHNYVKNHSVTLTKLSQDAWFIGSDAEQRLKEKIERLGKPLKDWDVNIYYGIKTGLNEAFIISTQKRDEILANCKTKDERRRTEAMIKPILRGRDIKRYYYDWAGLWVIFIPWHFPLHEDLTIQGASEKAEKEFQRQYPAIYQHLLQFKEPLSKRNKEETGIRYEWYALQRCAATYYSEFEKEKIFFKAVGRNLTFAKVDPGIMLTAPASFLTGNNLNFILGVLCSKYTTYYVEQTSDKTGAGDIMLNVQSFERIKIPPITPTNKPIVQQIEALVDNILAVKKQNPNADTTAWEREIDELVYKLYDLTEEEVKIIENNINQSV